One region of Zerene cesonia ecotype Mississippi chromosome 15, Zerene_cesonia_1.1, whole genome shotgun sequence genomic DNA includes:
- the LOC119832192 gene encoding alpha-(1,3)-fucosyltransferase 10 encodes MLIYETTSTMNLFVKYILKVPRRVLKVTLSELLWVILVLSILLVYLILKNIDHDTEEIQSDYLPVILWWTAGFPGSETARNCPGNIKCNIISDHKSIKQNVDAYLFYASNIKFDSLPLPRKPKNVIWGLYHEESPRNVEELSHEEALRIFNYSSTFSRYSDVPYPLQFLDSIGEITSTKYFVPTKVKNNDNDIAPIMYLQTDCETATERDEYVKELMKHLPIDSYGACLNNKEMPAKFTQDYLEHLNDEDFLHFIAKYKFVLALENGVCDDYVTEKFWRAIKVGTVPIYFGSPSIRDWLPNRKSAILLEDHPTPELMSEYIKKILADDNLYEEHLEHKTMGLITNSKLTEELKNKPYQTDALQVVETFECFICQKIYDINAGVGKESVVNKWHYNCPKPISALTLRVNPNNDWVYSWERARRRAGEIEQRVLGSN; translated from the coding sequence ATGTTGATATATGAAACTACAAGTACAATGAACTTATTTgtgaagtatattttaaaagtgccGAGAAGGGTTTTAAAAGTTACCCTGTCTGAACTGCTGTGGGTTATTTTAGTGTTGAGCATTTTGCTAgtatatttgatattgaaaaaCATTGATCATGACACAGAGGAAATCCAGAGTGACTATTTACCTGTAATTTTATGGTGGACTGCCGGTTTCCCTGGATCAGAAACTGCACGAAATTGTCCAGGTAATATTAAATGCAACATCATCAGTGACCACAaatcaattaaacaaaatgttgaTGCCTATCTATTCTATGCAAGCAATATAAAGTTTGACAGTCTTCCATTACCTAGGAAACCAAAGAACGTTATTTGGGGGCTATATCATGAAGAATCACCAAGAAATGTGGAGGAATTATCACATGAAGAGGCGTTGaggatatttaattattcctcCACATTCAGTAGATATAGCGATGTGCCCTATCCTTTGCAATTTTTGGACTCTATTGGTGAAATAACAAGTACAAAGTATTTTGTACCAAccaaagtaaaaaataatgacaatgATATTGCTCCTATAATGTACTTGCAGACTGATTGTGAAACAGCAACAGAAAGAGATGAATATGTTAAAGAATTAATGAAACACTTGCCGATAGATTCATATGGCGCGTGTCTTAACAATAAAGAAATGCCAGCTAAGTTCACACAAGATTATCTTGAACACCTCAATGATGAGGATTTCCTACACTTTATTGCTAAATACAAGTTCGTATTGGCACTGGAAAATGGTGTTTGCGATGATTACGTCACCGAGAAGTTTTGGCGCGCAATTAAAGTTGGTACGGTACCTATCTATTTCGGTTCGCCGAGCATACGAGATTGGCTACCAAACAGAAAGTCTGCTATTTTGTTAGAAGACCATCCCACTCCTGAACTAATGAGTGAGTACATCAAGAAAATACTGGCAGATGACAATCTATATGAAGAGCACTTGGAGCATAAAACGATGGGACTTATTACGAATTCAAAATTAACAGaggaattgaaaaataaacccTATCAAACAGATGCACTACAGGTAGTTGAGACCTTTGAGTGCTTTATATGTCAAAAGATTTACGACATAAACGCGGGGGTTGGAAAAGAAAGTGTCGTAAATAAATGGCATTACAACTGCCCTAAACCTATCTCTGCTTTGACATTAAGAGTTAATCCTAACAATGATTGGGTGTATTCCTGGGAAAGAGCGAGAAGGAGAGCCGGGGAAATTGAACAGAGAGTATTAGGTAGCAAttaa
- the LOC119832279 gene encoding DNA-directed RNA polymerase III subunit RPC5 yields MEEDDPIVQEIPVFLSQALAQNLHIYQYPVRPANRDWKEVKVVNASIKPKNKLVRMEVGLDVYSEKYCASKGEQIAVNTDGLQGFIKEKSTEKSRYFKRDVMDKIVYESSSTCVDTKHYAVGLLQDKELHCTPIQGIVQLRPSYSYCDKQDKRKQEKKELDVSDDEEKEPEQQPVTVKFARLETEVAKKAREKSFHTISQKVAEEPWYDALWKGAQSDTAELERLKLFSSTTSDGSALTLSARDYIRELVPKAVEDIEDVPEKKLSLQDQIKEILINAKLMTFAELRSALSGAGASEAALLTALGAAACCVRGLWAARSADVFPRAAPAPPRLLCAARDHVLYLFTQHSYVDRRKITAAVRLPPEEVLAILQSVAKLNPNTGWELLLPPDVAFEAKYPDIVQRQNLYWEARQRQFNEMLMGECIPKRQRKKSQRDSISSDTMLSPKPRCNSVSEEESDRKRHKNKSGTGTGKRTRNVSGGQDT; encoded by the exons ATGGAGGAAGACGACCCGATAGTACAAGAG ataccAGTTTTTTTATCTCAAGCTTTGGCACAAAATCTACATATTTACCAGTATCCAGTCAGACCAGCTAATCGGGACTGGAAAGAAGTTAAAGTAGTAAATGCatcaataaaaccaaaaaataaattagttcgAATGGAGGTCGGTTTAGATGTGTATAGTGAAAAATATTGCGCTTCTAAAGGAGAGCAAATAGCTGTTAATACAGACGGACTTCAG gGATTTATCAAAGAAAAGTCCACTGAGAAATCTAGGTATTTTAAACGTGATGTAATGGATAAGATAGTTTACGAAAGTAGTAGTACATGTGTTGACACTAAGCACTATGCTGTTGGTTTGCTACAAGACAAGGAGTTACATTGCACACCAATACAAG GAATTGTTCAACTGAGGCCCTCATATTCATATTGTGATAAACAAGACAAACGGAaacaagaaaagaaagaattaGATGTATCTGacgatgaggaaaaggaaccTGAACAACAGCCG gTGACAGTGAAGTTTGCGAGATTAGAAACGGAAGTAGCTAAAAAGGCGCGAGAGAAATCTTTTCACACAATCAGTCAGAAAGTTGCAGAGGAACCTTGGTATGACGCCTTGTGGAAAGGTGCCCAGAGTGATACAGCTGAG TTGGAAAGGCTGAAACTATTCAGTTCTACAACATCAGATGGATCGGCGCTTACGCTAAGTGCACGGGATTATATTCGAGAGTTGGTACCAAAGGCTGTGGAGGATATTGAAGATGTTCCCGAGAAGAAGCTCTCCTTACAAGATCAGATTAAGGAAATACTTATTAATG CCAAGCTGATGACGTTCGCGGAGCTGCGCAGCGCGCTGAGCGGGGCGGGCGCCAGCGAGGCGGCGCTGCTGACCGCGCTCGGCGCCGCCGCGTGCTGCGTGCGCGGGCTGTGGGCCGCGCGCAGCGCCGACGTGTTcccgcgcgccgcgcccgcgccgccgcgcctGCTGTGCGCCGCGCGCGACCACGTG ttaTATCTCTTCACGCAACACTCCTACGTGGACCGGAGAAAAATCACCGCCGCCGTCCGCTTGCCGCCGGAAGAGGTGCTGGCAATTCTGCAATCCGTCGCAAAACTGAACCCCAACACTGGTTGGGAACTACTCCTGCCGCCAGATGTCGCTTTCGAGGCCAAGTACCCGGATATAGTGCAACGGCAAAACCTCTACTGGGAAGCTAGACAGAGACAGTTCAACGAAATGCTGATGGGCGAATGTATACCGAAGAGACAAAGGAAGAAATCTCAAAGAGATTCCATTAGTTCTGATACAATGCTCAGTCCGAAACCGAGGTGTAATAGTGTTAGTGAAGAAGAAAGTGATAGGAAAcgacataaaaacaaatccgGTACAGGCACCGGAAAAAGGACTAGAAATGTGAGTGGGGGGCAGGATACGTGA